Proteins from one Salinispora arenicola genomic window:
- a CDS encoding Imm40 family immunity protein, producing MASEAQSNMLSLLPPDLAGLAFDLSTVAGSKEYCFPLAAAPAVLNILLMNGVAVLGGDLWDFENGEYYPSGENWYTESVEGEPAEIREARVGATARQFFARYATAGDKRVTFVVRSNPAAS from the coding sequence ATGGCCAGCGAAGCTCAGTCCAATATGCTCAGTTTGCTGCCTCCTGACCTGGCTGGACTTGCCTTTGATCTCAGTACGGTCGCTGGATCGAAGGAGTACTGCTTTCCCCTCGCTGCAGCTCCTGCGGTGCTCAATATACTCTTGATGAACGGTGTGGCTGTGCTTGGCGGAGACCTTTGGGACTTTGAGAATGGCGAGTACTACCCGTCAGGTGAGAACTGGTACACGGAGTCTGTGGAAGGGGAGCCGGCAGAAATTCGTGAGGCGCGAGTTGGAGCGACCGCAAGGCAATTCTTTGCCCGCTATGCGACTGCGGGCGACAAGCGAGTCACGTTCGTCGTGAGGTCCAACCCAGCAGCCTCCTGA
- a CDS encoding XRE family transcriptional regulator: protein MLRAHLNPAALAATVGVDVKTVTRWLTGRIPHQRTRLAVADALGETETDLWPQTRPDQAPGAEATAEVVAAYAHRADIGHHIWADLLTGATTRIDLLGYAYPFLLELLPHTMQLITDKATNGAQVRLAFADPDCPHVAERDNLEQIGGTLPGRIRNALNFCEPLHQVPGVHIGLHTVHLYNSVFRFDHHMIVTPHLYRARGYQHPALHLRELSPHGIFAAHADQFEQIWQTTTAYPTHTP, encoded by the coding sequence ATGCTCCGCGCCCACCTCAACCCCGCCGCCCTCGCCGCAACCGTCGGAGTCGACGTCAAAACCGTCACCCGGTGGCTCACCGGCCGGATCCCACACCAACGCACCCGCCTCGCCGTCGCCGACGCCCTCGGCGAAACCGAAACCGACCTGTGGCCACAGACCCGACCCGACCAGGCACCCGGCGCGGAAGCCACCGCCGAGGTCGTCGCCGCCTACGCCCACCGCGCCGACATCGGCCACCACATCTGGGCGGACCTGCTCACCGGCGCCACCACCCGCATCGACCTGCTCGGCTACGCCTACCCATTCCTCCTAGAACTACTGCCCCACACCATGCAACTCATCACCGACAAAGCCACCAACGGCGCCCAGGTCCGGCTCGCGTTCGCCGACCCCGACTGCCCCCACGTCGCCGAACGCGACAACCTCGAACAGATCGGCGGCACCCTCCCCGGCCGCATCCGCAACGCCCTCAACTTCTGCGAACCCCTCCACCAGGTGCCCGGCGTCCACATCGGCCTACACACCGTGCACCTGTACAACTCGGTGTTCCGCTTCGACCACCACATGATCGTCACCCCACACCTCTACCGCGCCCGCGGCTACCAACACCCCGCCCTACACCTACGCGAACTCTCCCCGCACGGCATCTTCGCCGCCCACGCCGACCAGTTCGAACAGATCTGGCAAACCACCACCGCCTACCCCACGCACACCCCGTGA
- a CDS encoding NUDIX domain-containing protein: protein MTGRRDHYHDPHAPTPNSLIPGAAAIITDPHGRILLQQRTDSGNWSLPGGTMNIGETLQQCAIREVKEETGLDIAITGLLGIYTDPAHVIAYPDGEIRQEFTITYLARATGGTLTVSDESTDLRYIHPTDFDHIPIHDTVRLRLHHHTQHRDTPYLG from the coding sequence GTGACCGGCCGCCGCGACCACTACCACGACCCCCACGCCCCCACCCCGAACAGCCTCATCCCCGGCGCCGCCGCCATCATCACCGACCCACACGGCCGCATCCTGCTGCAACAACGCACCGACTCCGGCAACTGGTCCCTCCCCGGCGGCACCATGAACATCGGCGAAACCCTCCAACAATGCGCCATCCGCGAAGTCAAAGAAGAAACCGGCCTCGACATCGCCATCACCGGCCTCCTCGGCATCTACACCGACCCCGCACACGTCATCGCCTACCCCGACGGCGAAATCCGCCAAGAATTCACCATCACCTACCTCGCCCGAGCCACCGGCGGCACACTCACCGTCAGCGACGAATCCACCGACCTCCGCTACATCCACCCCACCGACTTCGACCACATCCCCATCCACGACACCGTCCGACTCCGCCTCCACCACCACACCCAGCACCGCGACACCCCCTACCTCGGATAA
- a CDS encoding GIY-YIG nuclease family protein: MVAGNTPVLVHNCSNDQGVYIFQDKKAGLPYVGQAASFQDRLGKHARRGRRDPDGHVICIHVCGSQAKREAVEADVIELLGGKEKLANEVNSPGLKRRFP, from the coding sequence GTGGTAGCCGGCAACACCCCGGTCCTCGTTCACAACTGCAGTAATGATCAAGGGGTCTATATCTTCCAGGATAAGAAGGCGGGGTTGCCGTACGTTGGTCAAGCTGCCAGTTTCCAGGATCGGCTAGGCAAGCATGCCCGAAGGGGTCGGCGGGATCCTGATGGGCATGTTATTTGTATCCATGTATGCGGTTCTCAGGCGAAACGTGAGGCTGTTGAGGCAGATGTGATTGAGCTGCTGGGCGGAAAGGAGAAGTTGGCTAACGAGGTAAATTCGCCCGGATTGAAACGAAGGTTTCCTTGA
- a CDS encoding DUF4240 domain-containing protein yields the protein MTFQEFWRLIALIGGYPVADEREPFRALEEELAGREVEEITSFEDLLASALFRLDRRTYADLPTIDTGRTQSTDSFLYNRCAVVVAGEVAYESVLAGSRSFQDYTHSCLPSSERILYVAQKAYERKTGTPWEYVSAVDYETGSNESEW from the coding sequence ATGACCTTTCAAGAGTTCTGGCGTCTCATTGCCTTGATTGGCGGGTATCCAGTCGCTGACGAGCGCGAACCCTTTAGGGCGCTGGAAGAGGAGTTGGCTGGCAGGGAGGTGGAGGAAATAACTTCCTTCGAAGATCTTCTTGCCAGTGCTCTCTTTCGTTTAGATCGTAGAACTTATGCTGATCTTCCGACCATAGACACCGGCAGAACTCAATCAACCGATTCGTTCCTCTATAATCGTTGTGCGGTGGTGGTTGCAGGTGAGGTGGCCTATGAGTCGGTCTTGGCCGGTTCTCGGTCCTTTCAAGACTACACTCACTCCTGCCTCCCAAGCTCGGAGCGGATCCTTTACGTCGCTCAAAAGGCGTACGAGAGAAAGACGGGAACTCCTTGGGAGTATGTTTCTGCGGTTGATTACGAGACTGGGTCTAATGAGTCTGAGTGGTAG
- a CDS encoding helix-turn-helix domain-containing protein — translation MNSYTRWSNIRTAHVERAGGEQAVEDGKQELLATIVGHRLAEVRRTRGLTQQQVADRMGVTKGRISQIEQGKISGQDIVARYATALGGRLHQAIYFDDGNIAAIA, via the coding sequence ATGAACAGCTACACACGCTGGAGCAACATCCGCACCGCCCACGTCGAACGCGCCGGCGGCGAACAAGCCGTCGAAGACGGCAAACAGGAACTCCTCGCCACCATCGTCGGACACCGACTCGCCGAAGTACGCCGCACCCGCGGCCTGACCCAACAACAGGTCGCCGACCGCATGGGCGTCACCAAAGGCCGCATCTCCCAGATCGAACAAGGCAAGATCTCCGGCCAAGACATCGTCGCCCGATACGCCACCGCCCTCGGCGGACGCCTCCACCAAGCCATCTACTTCGACGACGGCAACATCGCCGCCATCGCATAG
- a CDS encoding type II toxin-antitoxin system RelE/ParE family toxin, giving the protein MATDEWEIYLVNEVQEWIDNLDPLTHARVVQAIDLLAEAGPGLGRPLVDTIHGSTLANLKELRPGTVRILFAFDPWRASILLVAGDKAGRWQQWYTEAIPLAEQRYEIYLKERAKEDRQP; this is encoded by the coding sequence ATGGCCACCGACGAGTGGGAGATCTACCTCGTCAACGAGGTACAGGAGTGGATCGACAACCTCGATCCCCTCACCCACGCCCGCGTCGTGCAAGCCATTGACCTACTCGCCGAAGCCGGCCCAGGGCTCGGCCGGCCACTGGTCGACACGATCCACGGCTCCACCCTCGCCAACCTCAAAGAGCTACGCCCCGGCACCGTCCGCATCCTGTTCGCCTTCGACCCATGGCGTGCCAGCATCCTGCTCGTCGCCGGAGACAAAGCCGGACGATGGCAACAGTGGTACACCGAAGCGATCCCCCTGGCCGAACAACGCTACGAGATCTACCTCAAGGAACGCGCCAAGGAGGACCGACAGCCATGA
- a CDS encoding AfsA-related hotdog domain-containing protein gives MTDTRLLTQPHTTVEPAAVHRRHADTAFLADVHPDGTGGHVATALLPESHAYYSAHTAEANRRLDPMLLLEACRQVVIYIGHNSLGLADDTRFLMDSCEMSVPADAYVQRPDGGSTTLTMHVTVAAVRVGSRLRAFTSRCELSLGGVPIGSTVITSSVVSPAAYTLLRRRARGGSPPPWSDQLCPYLDGAVPPSTVGRLVPADVLLAEVHSDSDETTARVLLPFDHLGLFDHRQDHVPGTLLVEAARQLGAALSPEPHAAVMTGLTGTFDAFVELDAPVHLVARPGTTDNERSLEVVQGGTVLATIKVATSPAHSGPPK, from the coding sequence ATGACCGACACCCGGCTACTGACCCAACCTCACACGACCGTCGAACCGGCGGCTGTCCATCGTCGTCATGCTGACACCGCCTTCCTCGCCGATGTCCACCCGGACGGCACGGGCGGACATGTGGCGACGGCGTTGCTGCCCGAGAGCCACGCGTACTATTCAGCACACACCGCGGAGGCGAATCGTCGTCTCGATCCGATGCTGCTCCTGGAGGCCTGTCGGCAGGTCGTCATCTACATCGGCCACAACAGCCTCGGCCTGGCCGACGACACCCGATTCCTGATGGACTCCTGCGAGATGTCCGTGCCGGCCGACGCGTACGTGCAACGGCCCGACGGCGGCTCGACCACGCTGACGATGCACGTCACCGTAGCGGCGGTCCGGGTCGGCAGCCGGCTCCGCGCGTTCACGTCCCGGTGCGAGCTGTCACTCGGTGGGGTGCCCATCGGATCAACAGTCATCACCTCGTCCGTCGTGTCCCCGGCCGCCTACACGCTGCTGCGCCGCCGGGCTCGCGGCGGGTCGCCACCGCCCTGGTCCGACCAACTGTGCCCGTACCTGGACGGGGCGGTCCCCCCCTCGACCGTCGGCCGCCTGGTACCCGCCGACGTGCTGCTGGCCGAGGTGCATTCTGATTCGGATGAGACCACCGCACGGGTGCTGCTGCCCTTCGACCACCTGGGCTTGTTCGACCACCGGCAGGACCACGTTCCGGGAACCCTCCTCGTCGAGGCGGCCCGTCAGCTCGGCGCCGCACTCAGTCCCGAGCCGCACGCGGCGGTGATGACCGGGCTTACCGGCACGTTCGATGCGTTCGTCGAACTGGACGCTCCGGTGCACCTCGTGGCCCGGCCGGGCACGACGGACAATGAGCGGTCGCTCGAGGTGGTGCAGGGCGGCACCGTGCTCGCTACGATCAAGGTTGCTACCTCCCCAGCGCACAGCGGGCCGCCAAAATAA
- a CDS encoding LLM class F420-dependent oxidoreductase, with protein sequence MEIGVVLPQGELHGGPRALRDYASAAQELGFRHLLAYDHVLGADPAGHPNWQGVYDADDPFHEPLVLFGYLAAVCDLDLVTSVLVLPQRQTALVAKQAAEIDLLSDGRLRLGVGIGWNTVEYEALGRPMQSRGERLDQQIALLRALWTHRSVSFEHAGERIVAAGINPRPKRPIPIWIGGTSPAAYRRAGRTGDGWMPRLQPGPELTAARTIVTKAAEAAGRPPEAIGMHGRVRYTDGGAVGVAAAARRWREARATHLAVSTLGAGFTSLSEHLDALTAIARTGLLDENMEGPNR encoded by the coding sequence ATGGAGATCGGCGTGGTCCTGCCCCAAGGCGAGCTGCACGGTGGACCACGAGCCCTACGCGACTATGCGAGCGCGGCGCAGGAGCTGGGATTCCGACACCTCCTCGCGTATGACCACGTGCTCGGTGCCGACCCAGCCGGGCATCCGAACTGGCAGGGTGTGTATGACGCGGATGATCCGTTCCACGAGCCGCTGGTGCTCTTCGGCTACCTCGCGGCGGTGTGCGACCTCGACCTGGTGACCAGTGTTCTGGTCCTGCCGCAACGGCAGACCGCGCTGGTCGCCAAGCAGGCAGCCGAGATCGACCTGCTCTCCGACGGCCGGCTGCGGCTGGGGGTTGGCATCGGCTGGAACACGGTGGAATACGAGGCTCTGGGCCGGCCCATGCAGTCTCGGGGTGAGCGGCTCGACCAGCAGATCGCCCTGTTGCGGGCCCTATGGACACACCGGTCGGTCAGCTTCGAACACGCCGGGGAACGAATCGTCGCGGCCGGGATCAACCCACGACCGAAACGACCGATTCCCATCTGGATTGGCGGCACCAGCCCAGCTGCCTACCGCAGGGCGGGCCGTACCGGCGACGGCTGGATGCCCCGCCTCCAGCCCGGGCCGGAGCTCACAGCGGCCCGGACAATCGTGACGAAGGCGGCGGAGGCAGCCGGTCGACCCCCCGAGGCGATCGGCATGCACGGCCGGGTCCGCTACACCGACGGCGGCGCGGTCGGTGTAGCCGCAGCGGCCCGGCGGTGGCGTGAAGCCCGCGCCACACACCTGGCCGTGAGCACGCTCGGCGCCGGATTCACGTCGCTCAGCGAACACCTCGACGCACTCACCGCGATCGCCCGCACGGGACTCCTCGACGAGAACATGGAAGGGCCCAACCGATGA
- a CDS encoding UbiA family prenyltransferase yields the protein MAVPGHRGSVMSSAVGQAPALLRYRAFLGAVFAPGVHVTYGVLWVCAYEAAAVMTAGGVWRPSVGSLVRAMTIIVVLLHLRLADERMDESYDRIHNPDRPLITGLVSVLELRRAGWVTAALAIVVNIPLAPWSAVAVALLVGYTELVTRLTLHSPRLRDRALLYIVVAYPVQLLIGVYLYTSVTGAEVVQPGIRPALLIIVFAAAFLHFEFARKTVRDPDPGGRTYSATVLGVTGSGVLTLGWALLACALLAAITEPWHMSVPAHLPYVALVFPVAGAFSYLSGREQTWPASLAMLYLIVLDAALVISGWLG from the coding sequence GTGGCGGTCCCTGGCCACCGTGGCAGCGTCATGAGCAGCGCCGTCGGGCAGGCCCCGGCACTGCTGCGCTACCGCGCGTTCCTGGGCGCTGTCTTCGCGCCGGGGGTGCACGTCACCTACGGAGTGCTGTGGGTGTGTGCCTACGAGGCCGCCGCGGTCATGACAGCGGGGGGCGTCTGGCGGCCGTCGGTCGGGTCGCTGGTCCGGGCCATGACGATCATCGTGGTCCTGCTTCACCTGCGGCTCGCCGACGAGCGTATGGACGAGTCGTACGACCGGATCCACAACCCGGACCGTCCGCTGATCACCGGTCTGGTCAGCGTGCTCGAGCTGCGCCGCGCCGGTTGGGTGACGGCAGCCCTGGCGATCGTCGTCAACATTCCGCTCGCGCCCTGGTCGGCGGTGGCCGTGGCGCTCCTCGTGGGCTACACCGAGCTCGTCACTCGGCTCACGCTGCACTCGCCGAGGCTGCGTGACCGGGCGCTGCTCTACATCGTCGTGGCGTACCCGGTGCAGTTGCTGATCGGCGTCTACCTGTACACGTCGGTGACCGGCGCGGAGGTGGTACAGCCGGGGATCCGCCCAGCCCTGCTGATCATTGTGTTCGCCGCCGCGTTCCTGCACTTCGAATTCGCCCGCAAGACAGTACGCGATCCCGACCCGGGGGGCCGGACCTACTCGGCCACCGTACTCGGGGTCACCGGCAGCGGTGTGCTCACGCTCGGCTGGGCCCTGCTCGCGTGTGCCCTGCTGGCCGCGATCACCGAGCCGTGGCACATGTCGGTCCCAGCGCACCTACCCTACGTGGCTCTCGTCTTCCCGGTCGCGGGCGCCTTCTCCTACCTCAGCGGCAGGGAGCAGACGTGGCCCGCGTCGCTCGCCATGCTCTATCTAATCGTGCTCGACGCGGCGCTCGTCATCAGTGGGTGGCTCGGATGA
- a CDS encoding nucleoside-diphosphate kinase — protein MSSIAAYGPPFPEGLTHDPDKQRYHGTDSYFLEAYEQLSTLTSDPVRFAHEHAMLLMKPDAVASRSIERVIEWLREATFRIVAVRRLRMRRESVRAIWHYQLNRATPQRCLLADALCEQSDSLVVLARPAEPVDVPATVALSVNKGPADPARRRPGQLRARLGDFGFLLNLVHASDEPADLVRELGILLEHRERRALIGQALANTDQHDQTTAIARELYAAHPPHDLDFVASTRRLTRAVQDLLATTALPDEVRRALGHSLASTTSEPASWAPLVNVIWSADLPLNGWDFIVVGSHAVSLSRPRYGQLLAGADPGRWRSLATVAAS, from the coding sequence GTGAGCAGTATCGCGGCCTACGGACCGCCGTTCCCCGAAGGCCTGACCCACGATCCGGACAAGCAGCGCTATCACGGCACCGACAGCTACTTCCTGGAGGCGTACGAGCAGCTGTCCACGCTGACATCCGACCCGGTGCGATTCGCGCACGAGCACGCCATGCTGTTGATGAAGCCTGATGCGGTGGCGTCGCGTTCGATCGAACGTGTCATCGAATGGCTCCGCGAAGCAACCTTCCGGATCGTGGCGGTGCGGCGACTGCGGATGCGCCGGGAGTCGGTCCGGGCGATCTGGCACTACCAGCTGAACCGAGCGACACCTCAGCGCTGTCTCCTCGCTGACGCGCTGTGTGAGCAGTCCGACTCGTTGGTGGTCCTGGCCCGTCCCGCCGAACCCGTCGATGTGCCGGCCACGGTCGCGCTCAGCGTCAACAAGGGACCGGCCGATCCGGCGCGGCGCCGTCCGGGCCAGCTGCGTGCCCGGCTCGGCGACTTCGGCTTCCTCCTCAACCTGGTGCACGCCTCGGACGAGCCGGCCGACCTCGTCCGGGAGCTTGGCATCCTGCTGGAACACCGGGAGCGCCGCGCACTGATCGGCCAGGCGCTGGCGAACACGGACCAGCATGACCAGACGACCGCGATCGCCCGAGAGCTGTACGCCGCGCACCCCCCGCATGACCTGGACTTCGTTGCCTCGACCCGCCGCCTGACCAGGGCTGTGCAGGACCTACTCGCCACGACGGCCCTGCCGGACGAGGTACGCCGGGCCCTGGGTCACTCGCTGGCCTCGACGACCAGCGAACCCGCGAGCTGGGCGCCGCTGGTCAACGTGATCTGGTCGGCAGACCTGCCGCTCAACGGTTGGGACTTCATCGTGGTGGGCAGCCACGCGGTATCGCTTTCTCGCCCACGGTACGGACAGCTGCTGGCCGGAGCCGATCCCGGCCGGTGGCGGTCCCTGGCCACCGTGGCAGCGTCATGA
- a CDS encoding SDR family oxidoreductase, giving the protein MSKPKRILVTGAAGLVGAEVCARLLKAGHRVSGLVHHTRVLIANSGRGVASSTDGRAGTVRLVTGDVTVPRLGLDDDTWTDLANGLDLIVHSAAITDFGHPREVYQAINTTGTAHVLELARERSTPLVHVSTAYVCGERDGMILESQLDVGQRFGNPYEESKLAAEQLVRKAAAESLPTAVIRPSVVVGAARTGAVRDFKNLYVVLKLLSEGRIGSIPGYFDACVDLVPVDHVAALITAVADDFDRASDRTLHAVGSSVRMRHISDVLAEYPSFHVPRYIAPANFDPAMLSDLERAYWHRVMSLYESYFRRQQHFDDTVAAGFRGPKRLPSGPNHLRRIIDYAVRAGYLGAPLPGVTEALSRVNQR; this is encoded by the coding sequence ATGAGCAAGCCGAAACGGATCCTGGTCACCGGGGCGGCCGGCCTGGTCGGCGCCGAGGTCTGCGCCCGCCTGCTGAAGGCCGGGCACCGCGTGTCCGGCCTGGTGCACCACACCCGAGTGCTGATCGCCAACAGCGGCCGGGGCGTCGCGTCGTCGACGGACGGCAGGGCGGGCACCGTACGGCTGGTCACCGGTGACGTCACCGTTCCACGGCTGGGCCTCGACGACGACACCTGGACGGACCTGGCGAACGGGCTCGACCTGATCGTGCACTCTGCTGCGATCACCGACTTCGGTCACCCCCGGGAGGTCTACCAGGCAATCAACACGACCGGCACGGCCCACGTGCTGGAACTGGCCCGCGAGCGATCCACCCCGCTGGTGCACGTCAGCACCGCCTACGTGTGCGGCGAGCGGGACGGCATGATCCTGGAGTCCCAACTCGACGTCGGGCAGCGGTTCGGCAACCCGTACGAGGAGAGCAAACTCGCCGCGGAGCAACTGGTGCGAAAGGCCGCCGCGGAAAGCCTGCCGACCGCAGTGATCCGGCCCAGTGTCGTCGTCGGTGCCGCCCGCACCGGCGCGGTCCGTGACTTCAAGAACCTGTACGTCGTGCTGAAGCTCCTGTCCGAGGGCCGAATCGGCTCGATCCCGGGCTACTTCGACGCCTGCGTCGACCTTGTGCCGGTCGACCATGTGGCGGCGTTGATCACCGCCGTGGCCGACGACTTCGACCGGGCCAGCGACCGCACACTGCACGCGGTGGGATCGTCGGTGCGGATGCGCCACATCTCCGATGTGCTCGCCGAGTACCCATCGTTCCACGTTCCCCGCTACATCGCCCCGGCCAACTTCGACCCTGCCATGCTGTCGGACCTCGAACGCGCCTACTGGCACCGGGTCATGTCGCTGTACGAGAGCTACTTCCGCCGCCAGCAGCACTTCGACGACACCGTCGCGGCTGGGTTCCGGGGGCCCAAGCGACTACCCAGCGGTCCGAACCACCTCCGGCGGATCATCGACTACGCGGTCAGGGCCGGCTACCTGGGCGCGCCCCTACCGGGCGTGACGGAGGCCCTGAGCCGGGTCAACCAGCGGTGA
- a CDS encoding acyl carrier protein — protein MDNAFDESTGYAIIAAMAPHPLPRVGAETHLRDDLMFDSIRLIELAIALERQFRLPSLDLNESTDLTTAGDVLNLVRRQLKTGGEA, from the coding sequence ATGGACAACGCGTTCGACGAATCGACCGGTTACGCGATCATCGCCGCGATGGCGCCGCACCCACTCCCCCGCGTCGGGGCGGAGACCCACCTGCGCGACGACCTGATGTTCGACTCGATCCGGCTGATCGAGCTGGCGATAGCCCTGGAACGGCAGTTCCGGCTGCCCTCGCTCGACCTGAACGAGTCGACGGACCTGACGACCGCCGGCGACGTCCTGAACCTGGTTCGGCGGCAACTGAAAACCGGAGGCGAGGCATGA
- a CDS encoding AMP-binding protein — protein sequence MTTTLDFSDVRNWLVDPRTDKGIRFLGDEGDWDYHSYADLSLAARRSAAAMTAAGAQPGEVVCLLMPTSYPTLCAYFGAWAAGLTPCMITPPSLTSSTEYVELVSSILRRAQPVLMITTERYQDIADSALAAADLPGRAFLHREAEEPVEVPKAGPDDLAILQFTSGSTGVPRGVPVTWQNLAVNVSCTRAWSDWSEDDSVASWLPLYHDMGLVGTLLAAVCNQADLWLMQPAQFLRDPGRWLECMTRATITAAPPFAYEYAVERISAERIASWDLSGWRTAFVGAQTINPAVLDRFVQATAAACFDRGTLTPAYGMAETTLGVTGTDHGVPPLAVQVRPDTLRFGQRVELTRQFHLGAEPVPTRNGWLTGCGGPRLGTRISIVDQDGVELPPGHLGEIRVSGETVTAGYTNDADSGGTRFTPDGLRTGDAGFLHAGQLFVLGRMGDSLKIRGRNVYVEDLEAAVVEATGLSPSRCVVISAPETERAGVLLLVEGGRRGWEESAYHTLRSRLGAEPRIRFAVGNRGVIQRTTSGKPRRRDMWQRLQEGTLKASIVEPEVPA from the coding sequence GTGACCACCACCCTGGATTTCAGCGATGTGCGCAACTGGCTGGTCGATCCCCGGACCGACAAGGGGATCCGGTTCCTCGGCGACGAGGGCGATTGGGACTACCACTCGTACGCGGACCTGTCTCTCGCGGCACGACGCAGCGCGGCGGCGATGACCGCTGCCGGCGCCCAGCCCGGGGAGGTGGTCTGCCTGCTCATGCCGACGAGCTACCCGACGCTCTGCGCGTACTTCGGGGCCTGGGCCGCAGGCCTCACCCCCTGCATGATCACCCCGCCCAGCCTCACCAGCAGCACCGAGTACGTCGAGCTCGTCTCGAGCATTCTGCGTCGGGCGCAACCGGTACTGATGATCACCACCGAGCGCTACCAGGACATCGCCGACTCGGCGCTGGCCGCGGCGGACCTGCCCGGCCGCGCCTTCCTGCACAGGGAGGCCGAGGAACCGGTCGAGGTTCCCAAAGCGGGCCCCGACGACCTGGCGATCCTCCAGTTCACCTCCGGCTCCACCGGCGTCCCGCGAGGTGTGCCAGTCACCTGGCAGAACCTCGCCGTCAACGTGTCCTGCACCCGGGCGTGGAGCGACTGGAGCGAGGACGACTCGGTGGCCTCCTGGCTGCCGCTCTATCACGACATGGGCCTCGTCGGCACCCTACTCGCCGCTGTCTGTAATCAGGCCGACCTGTGGCTGATGCAGCCCGCGCAGTTCCTGCGCGACCCGGGCAGATGGTTGGAGTGCATGACCCGGGCCACGATCACGGCCGCGCCGCCGTTCGCATACGAGTACGCGGTGGAGCGCATCTCCGCCGAGCGGATCGCCAGCTGGGACCTGTCCGGATGGCGGACCGCGTTCGTCGGCGCGCAGACCATCAACCCCGCGGTGCTCGACAGGTTCGTGCAGGCTACCGCCGCTGCGTGCTTCGACCGCGGCACGCTCACCCCTGCGTACGGGATGGCGGAAACGACGCTCGGGGTGACCGGCACTGACCACGGTGTCCCTCCGCTGGCGGTGCAGGTGAGGCCGGACACTCTGCGATTCGGCCAGCGGGTCGAGCTGACCCGGCAGTTCCACCTCGGTGCGGAGCCGGTGCCGACACGCAACGGCTGGCTCACCGGCTGCGGCGGCCCGCGCCTCGGCACCCGGATCAGCATCGTCGACCAGGATGGCGTCGAGTTGCCGCCGGGCCATCTCGGTGAGATCAGGGTCAGCGGGGAAACGGTCACCGCGGGCTACACCAACGACGCCGACTCCGGCGGCACCCGCTTCACCCCGGACGGCCTGCGCACCGGCGACGCCGGGTTCCTCCACGCCGGCCAGTTGTTCGTACTGGGCCGGATGGGCGACAGCCTCAAGATCCGGGGACGCAACGTCTACGTCGAGGACCTCGAGGCGGCGGTCGTCGAGGCGACCGGCCTGTCCCCCAGTCGCTGCGTGGTGATCAGCGCTCCGGAAACCGAGCGTGCCGGCGTTCTGCTGCTCGTCGAGGGCGGGCGCCGCGGCTGGGAGGAGAGCGCCTACCACACCCTGCGCTCCCGACTGGGTGCCGAGCCGCGAATCCGGTTCGCGGTCGGTAACCGTGGCGTGATCCAGCGCACCACCAGCGGTAAGCCACGCCGCCGTGACATGTGGCAGCGCCTCCAGGAGGGAACCCTGAAAGCGTCGATCGTCGAGCCGGAGGTCCCCGCATGA